Proteins found in one Longimicrobium sp. genomic segment:
- a CDS encoding protein kinase domain-containing protein, with product MIRLIEQVGIGGFGTVWRAQDQFGREVAAKVINEDMHDIANVRDHAFALAQVTHPAVVRFYSVEHAYHPDHPDETVECAVMELISGTTLEARLKGSPLLWHQVVRIGRDLCSGLQAIHTANINHGDLGTCNVMLRNRGRAQIIDLLYRGTLAALTPQQLGERFSTDVRGLSAILAEILAQSVFGARAAERFVREEAGHGSLWWTRAVFLRIVDEFRPLRAHGVVTFPSGYSYLPGAAYVGVYVLASGDSVAVGLDLGYPSITNFAEEVADSI from the coding sequence GTGATCAGGCTGATCGAGCAAGTAGGCATCGGAGGATTTGGAACGGTGTGGCGGGCCCAGGATCAGTTTGGGCGAGAAGTCGCAGCTAAGGTCATCAATGAAGATATGCATGACATCGCGAATGTCCGTGACCACGCGTTCGCGCTGGCCCAGGTAACGCATCCAGCGGTCGTTCGATTTTATTCGGTCGAGCACGCTTACCATCCGGATCATCCAGACGAGACGGTGGAGTGCGCCGTCATGGAACTGATCTCTGGCACAACGTTGGAAGCTCGACTGAAGGGGTCTCCACTTCTGTGGCATCAAGTAGTGAGGATTGGCAGGGACCTGTGTTCCGGGCTACAAGCGATCCACACGGCTAACATCAATCATGGCGATCTCGGCACGTGCAATGTGATGCTCCGCAACCGCGGACGGGCTCAGATCATCGATTTGCTGTATCGCGGGACTTTGGCCGCACTAACACCCCAGCAACTCGGCGAAAGATTCAGCACGGACGTCCGAGGGCTTAGCGCAATATTGGCCGAGATTCTGGCGCAATCCGTCTTCGGAGCACGGGCGGCTGAACGGTTTGTGCGGGAAGAGGCGGGGCACGGCAGCCTGTGGTGGACGCGAGCCGTATTCCTCCGGATCGTCGACGAGTTCAGGCCACTGCGCGCACACGGAGTCGTCACCTTCCCAAGTGGATATTCCTATTTGCCAGGCGCCGCCTACGTTGGTGTTTACGTTCTCGCGTCAGGCGACTCGGTCGCGGTCGGCTTGGACCTCGGGTACCCATCGATCACCAACTTCGCGGAAGAAGTCGCCGACTCGATC